ACCGTGCCCAATGACGCCCTGGAAAAAATGCTCTGGGCCGAGGCCGACAAACTGGGCTGGTTCATTAACACCGTCACGGAAGAAGTGGTGAACAAGGAAAAGCAAGTGGTGAAGAATGAGAAGCGCCAGAGCTATGACAACGCTCCCTACGGCCACACATCCTACGTGATTGACCAGAACCTCTACCCCAAAGACCACCCCTACCACTGGCAGGTGATTGGGTCGTTGGAAGACTTGCAGAACGCCACCTTGGCAGACGTAAAAGAATTCTATCGCAAATGGTACGCGCCCAACAACGTGACCTTGGTAGTGACCGGAGATTTTGAACCGGGCCAGGCCAAAGAGTGGGTAGAGAAATACTTCGGCGAAATCAAGAAAGGTGAAAGCATCCCTGAAATGGAGAAGCGCCCCGCGGTATTGTCTGAGACCAAAAAACTATACCATGTAGACAACTTCGCGCGTTTGCCTGAGCTTACCTTGGCCTGGCCAACAGTGCCCGTGTACCATCCAGACTCTTACGCGCTGCGCGTTTTGTCTACCTACTTGTCAGATGGCAAAAAAGCGCCGTTCAACCAGGTAATCGTAGACCAAAAGCAACTGGCCCCGCGGGTGAGCATTTACAACAACAACTCAGAGATTGCCGGCCAACTCATGCTGAGCGTGCGCGGATATGACAAGGTAGACTTGAATAAGATCCATGACGCCGTGCAGGAATCGTTTGCCAAGTTTGAGAAGGAAGGCATCACCGAAGCAGACCTGAACCGCATCAAGGCCGGGCAGGAAGTGGCCTTTTACAATGGCCTGGCCAGCGTGCAGGGCAAAGGCTTTCAGCTGGCGCAATACCAGATTTTTGCCGGCGACCCGGGCTTTGTGACCAAAGACATTGCCAATATGATGGGTGTGACCGTGGCAGACGTGAACCGCGTCTACCATCAATACATCAAAGGCAAGCACTACGTGGCCACCAGTTTTGTGCCGAAAGGCCAGACCAACCTGATTTTGGAAGGCTCTAAAAAAGCCAGCGTGGTAGAAGAGAAGATTGTGGAAGGTGCCGAGGAGAAATTCGATCTGAACGCCAAAACCACTTATGAGCGCACTCCCTCCAGCTTTGACAGAACCGTGGAGCCGGCGTACGGCAAAAGCCCAGAAATTAGCGTACCGGCCGTTTGGGAAACCAAATTAGACAACGGCATGCGCGTGCTGGGCATTGAAAACCGCGAGGTGCCTTTAGTGCAATTCAACCTGCGCATACAAGGCGGCCTACTGCTTGAGAATCCCAACAAAGTAGGCGTGGCCAATCTGCTCGCTGAAAGTCTCACCAAAGGCACCAAGAACAAAACCACCGCTGAACTGGAAGAAGCCATTGACGCCCTGGGTGCCACCATCACCATCAACGCAGATGATGAGGAAATTAGCATCAACGGCAGAACTCTGGCCCGCAACTATGCGGCCACTATGGCTCTGGTGCAGGAGATGCTGTTAGAGCCCCGCTGGGATGCCAAGGAGTTTGAACTGAGCAAGCAGAAGACAGAAAGCCAGATTAAAGGACAGAAAGCCAACCCTAATTCAATTGCCAACAACCAGTTCAAGCAGATTCTCTACGGCAAGGACCACATTCTAGCCAACAACATTCTGGGCACCGAGGCTTCGTTGAAAGCCATCACCTTGCAAGACTTGCAGAACTACTACACTGTCTACTTGTCTCCTTCTTTAGCAGCGTTCCATGTGGTAGGTGCCCTGGAGAAAGACCAGGCAGTGGCGGCCTTGAACGGGTTAAACCAGAACTGGAAGGCGAAAAACGTAGCCTTGCCTGCTTACAACACTCCGGCTGCGCCCACGGCTTCTAAAGTGTATTTCTATGATGTGCCGGGGGCCAAGCAGAGCGTGCTGCGCTTCGGGTACCTGGCCTTGCCGGCCACGTCTCCAGACTTCTACCCGGCGCAGGTGATGAACTACATTCTGGGCGGTGGCAGTTTCGCGTCTCAGCTGACGCAGCAGTTGCGCGAAGGCAAAGGCTACACCTACGGCATCAGCTCCTCTTTCTCTGGTTCCACCCAACCGGGTCCGTTCCTGATTCAGAGCGGGGTTCGGTCCAATGTCACATATGAGTCTACCAGCTTGGTGCGCGACATTATGAAAAACTACGGCCCTACGTTCTCGGCGCAGGACCTGGACGTGACCAAAGGCTTTTTGGTGAAAAGCACTGCGCGGGCCTTTGAAACCATGGGTGCCAAACTGAACATGCTGCAGAACATAAGCGCCTACAACTGGCCGTATGACTACGCCAAACAGCGCGAGGCCCTGGTGAAAGGCATGACGGTAGACAAAATCAAAACGCTGGCCGATCATTACGTGAACCCAGACAAGATGTACTACCTCATTGTAGGGGACGCCGCCACTCAGTTGAAGAAACTGGAAGAACTGGGCTATGGTAAACCAGTTCTTTTGAACTAGATTCAAACACCTATTTAAAAAGCAGAATAGAAAGGGGCAGCTCTTTCTATTCTGCTTTTTATGAATAACTTACTTTCCTGTTTCGTGCTATTCCTGCCCAACCAACCACTATGAACTACAAACAAACCATCACCTATAGCCTAGCCCTGCTGGGCCTCCTGGGCTTCTCCTGCCAACAAGACAGAACCACGGAGGGAACACTCCCGCCTGCTGCTTCTGTCACGCCTGCCACCTACTTTCAGCAAACCGAAGGCGGGGTGCAGGACGGCGGCGTGCAAATGATTCCCATAAAAACACCCAAAGGCGAATTCAAGGTCTGGACCAAGCGCTTCGGGAACAACCCCAAAATGAAGCTTTTGCTTTTAAACGGCGGGCCCGGGGCCACGCACGAGTATTTTGAGGCGTTTGAAAACTTCTTTCCGGCGGAAGGCATTGAATTCATCTACTATGACCAGCTGGGTTGCGGCAACTCAGAAGACCCCAAAGATCCATCCATGTGGGATTTGCCCCGTTTTGTAGAAGAAGTGGAACAAGTGCGCACCGCCCTCAACCTTACCAAAGACAACTTTTATATTCTGGGCCACTCCTGGGGCGGCATCCTGGCTTTGGAATATGCGCTCAAGTACCAGAGCAACCTCAAAGGCCTCATTATTTCTAACATGATGGCCAGCGCCCCAGACTACGGCAAGTATGCAGAGGAGGTCCTGGCCAAACAAATGGACCCGAAGGTGCTGGCAGAGGTACGCGCCATTGAAGCCCGCAAAGATTTTTCCAACCCTAGGTACATGGAGCTGCTGTATCCTAACTTCTACACCCAGCACATCTTGCGCATGCCTTTGGACCAGTGGCCCGAACCGGTGAACCGCTCCTTCGCTAAAATGAACCAATCGCTGTACGTGACCATGCAGGGGCCCAGCGAATTTGGCATTTCTGGCAAGCTGGAAACCTGGGACCGTACCGCTGACCTGCCCAAAGTGACCGTACCCACCCTCACCGTGGGCGCCCAGTTTGACACCATGGACCCTGAGCACATGAAGATGATGGCCGGCAAAGTACAGAACGGTACTTACCTGTATTGCCCCAAAGGCAGCCACATGAGCTTGTATGATGACCAGGACACTTATTTTGCGGGGTTAATAAAATTCATGAAAGGCGTTGACGCGGGCCAGAAGGAAGTGACCTTATAAATCTTACTCTCAAATTAATCGGCGATGCTTTCTGGCTTACCATTTGAAAGCATCGCCGTTTTTGGCTTATTTTCCAGAAAACAGCCCAAAAACGAGCCAATCACAGGTTGCCACCTACGTTAGTTTCTTATTAGACTTACTCCATAGATGTATGGTAATGACTACGGACCAATCGTATTCAATACGGCCTTATCAACCGGCAGACCAGGCGCAGGTCATGCACCTTCTCCAGTTAAACACGCCTACCTAC
The nucleotide sequence above comes from Nibribacter ruber. Encoded proteins:
- a CDS encoding M16 family metallopeptidase → MKHIPKISYLLLLLVALVACQKLSKSNTAKTEFKVDYEKFTLDNGLQVIFHVDKSDPVVAVALTSHVGSAREKEGRTGFAHLFEHLLFLESENLGKGGLDKMSARIGGSGANGSTSRDRTNYYQTVPNDALEKMLWAEADKLGWFINTVTEEVVNKEKQVVKNEKRQSYDNAPYGHTSYVIDQNLYPKDHPYHWQVIGSLEDLQNATLADVKEFYRKWYAPNNVTLVVTGDFEPGQAKEWVEKYFGEIKKGESIPEMEKRPAVLSETKKLYHVDNFARLPELTLAWPTVPVYHPDSYALRVLSTYLSDGKKAPFNQVIVDQKQLAPRVSIYNNNSEIAGQLMLSVRGYDKVDLNKIHDAVQESFAKFEKEGITEADLNRIKAGQEVAFYNGLASVQGKGFQLAQYQIFAGDPGFVTKDIANMMGVTVADVNRVYHQYIKGKHYVATSFVPKGQTNLILEGSKKASVVEEKIVEGAEEKFDLNAKTTYERTPSSFDRTVEPAYGKSPEISVPAVWETKLDNGMRVLGIENREVPLVQFNLRIQGGLLLENPNKVGVANLLAESLTKGTKNKTTAELEEAIDALGATITINADDEEISINGRTLARNYAATMALVQEMLLEPRWDAKEFELSKQKTESQIKGQKANPNSIANNQFKQILYGKDHILANNILGTEASLKAITLQDLQNYYTVYLSPSLAAFHVVGALEKDQAVAALNGLNQNWKAKNVALPAYNTPAAPTASKVYFYDVPGAKQSVLRFGYLALPATSPDFYPAQVMNYILGGGSFASQLTQQLREGKGYTYGISSSFSGSTQPGPFLIQSGVRSNVTYESTSLVRDIMKNYGPTFSAQDLDVTKGFLVKSTARAFETMGAKLNMLQNISAYNWPYDYAKQREALVKGMTVDKIKTLADHYVNPDKMYYLIVGDAATQLKKLEELGYGKPVLLN
- a CDS encoding proline iminopeptidase-family hydrolase; amino-acid sequence: MNYKQTITYSLALLGLLGFSCQQDRTTEGTLPPAASVTPATYFQQTEGGVQDGGVQMIPIKTPKGEFKVWTKRFGNNPKMKLLLLNGGPGATHEYFEAFENFFPAEGIEFIYYDQLGCGNSEDPKDPSMWDLPRFVEEVEQVRTALNLTKDNFYILGHSWGGILALEYALKYQSNLKGLIISNMMASAPDYGKYAEEVLAKQMDPKVLAEVRAIEARKDFSNPRYMELLYPNFYTQHILRMPLDQWPEPVNRSFAKMNQSLYVTMQGPSEFGISGKLETWDRTADLPKVTVPTLTVGAQFDTMDPEHMKMMAGKVQNGTYLYCPKGSHMSLYDDQDTYFAGLIKFMKGVDAGQKEVTL